The genome window GTGGGGGCCCCGATGCTGGCCACACTGGTGGCCGCAGCCCCTCCCACAGCTGCCTTCTTGAGAAATTCCCTTCGCTTCATAGACACCTCCCTTTGGCCTGATATGGTTTTGCCAATAAAGATCAAAAGGCTGCACTTGTCAAGCTGTTGAGATTGACTTGAAGGAAAATACCAATTGAGGCTACCATGCCTCAACTTGGGTGGAGGAATCTAGATGTGCCTGGAGGCTGAGGGAAATGGAAAAAGGGCTGGTGATCGTTCTGACCGGTGAGGGCAAGGGTAAGACCACATCGGCCTTGGGCATGGCTCTGAGGGCCGCTGGCCAGGGCTTGAAGGTGCTTTTGCTCCAATTTGTCAAGGGAGGGAATCTCTATGGGGAGCACAAGGCATTGGAGAGAATCCAGCACATAGAGGTGCGCTCGCTGGGCCTGGGAATGCTCCTAGACAGCCCCCACAGCTGGGAAGAACATCGAGAAAAGGCCCGGCTTGGGTTGCAAGAAGCCCGCAATGAAATGCTTTCGGGAAAATGGAACATGCTCATTTTGGACGAGGTTCTCTTTGCACTTGA of bacterium contains these proteins:
- a CDS encoding cob(I)yrinic acid a,c-diamide adenosyltransferase, translating into MEKGLVIVLTGEGKGKTTSALGMALRAAGQGLKVLLLQFVKGGNLYGEHKALERIQHIEVRSLGLGMLLDSPHSWEEHREKARLGLQEARNEMLSGKWNMLILDEVLFALEAGLLEEKQVLELIRDKPGELHLVLTGRGATPAIIEISDTVTEMVSPKHHHQVRESPLKGMDF